Proteins from a single region of Dysosmobacter acutus:
- a CDS encoding Asp23/Gls24 family envelope stress response protein — protein MIKFQSERGEVSVSSAVFSNIAGVAATNCFGVKGMAFRSMTDGLVHLLRREAMSKGVKVTYNEDDSIDIELHIIVENGVNLTAVCRSIMSEVRYVVNHNTGVTVRSVDVCVDSMTM, from the coding sequence ATGATAAAATTTCAGTCTGAACGCGGCGAAGTTTCTGTCAGCAGCGCAGTGTTTTCCAACATTGCCGGCGTGGCTGCCACCAACTGCTTTGGCGTGAAGGGCATGGCGTTCCGCTCCATGACCGACGGGCTTGTCCATCTGCTCCGCCGCGAGGCAATGAGCAAGGGCGTCAAGGTCACCTATAACGAGGACGACTCCATTGATATTGAACTCCACATCATCGTGGAAAACGGCGTGAATCTGACAGCCGTATGCCGCTCGATTATGAGCGAGGTGCGGTACGTAGTCAACCACAACACCGGCGTCACCGTGCGCTCAGTGGATGTCTGCGTCGATTCCATGACCATGTGA
- the mraZ gene encoding division/cell wall cluster transcriptional repressor MraZ, whose protein sequence is MTGQYQHNIDAKGRLFIPAKLREELGETFYVTMGTDRCLSVYSDASWAKFTEKFESLPYTKTKAMRPLFANAAKCEPDAQGRILIPQKLRVYADLHKDVVVIGVSNRAEIWNADAWRAVEEEELNPENLAAVMEELGF, encoded by the coding sequence ATGACAGGCCAGTATCAGCATAATATCGACGCCAAGGGCCGCCTGTTCATTCCTGCCAAGCTGCGGGAGGAACTGGGGGAGACGTTTTATGTCACCATGGGAACTGACAGGTGTCTCTCCGTCTACTCTGATGCAAGCTGGGCAAAATTCACGGAGAAATTTGAAAGCCTGCCCTACACCAAGACCAAGGCCATGCGGCCGCTCTTTGCCAATGCCGCCAAATGCGAGCCCGACGCCCAGGGGCGGATTTTGATTCCCCAGAAGCTGCGCGTCTACGCGGACCTGCACAAGGATGTGGTGGTGATCGGCGTGTCCAACCGGGCGGAAATCTGGAACGCGGATGCATGGCGCGCGGTGGAGGAAGAGGAGCTGAATCCGGAAAACCTGGCCGCCGTTATGGAGGAACTGGGATTCTAA
- a CDS encoding hydrolase produces MKECISRQAALALLRKYNAEPFHIQHALTVEGVMRWFAGDLGFGEDAEFWATVGLLHDVDFEKWPEEHCVKAPELLEEAGCSREFIHAVCSHGYGLCSEVRPEEEMEKVLFASDELTGLIGAAARMRPSKSCSDMELSSLKKKFKDKKFAAGCSRDVIRQGAELLGWELDTLMEKTLEAMRSCEEAVSREMESLGL; encoded by the coding sequence ATGAAAGAATGCATTTCACGCCAGGCGGCCCTTGCGCTGCTGAGAAAGTATAACGCCGAGCCCTTCCACATCCAGCACGCGCTGACGGTGGAGGGCGTAATGCGCTGGTTCGCCGGGGACCTGGGCTTCGGTGAGGACGCGGAGTTCTGGGCCACGGTGGGCCTTTTGCACGATGTGGATTTTGAGAAGTGGCCGGAGGAGCACTGCGTCAAGGCGCCGGAATTGCTGGAGGAGGCGGGCTGCTCCAGGGAGTTTATCCATGCGGTGTGCAGTCACGGCTACGGCCTTTGCAGCGAGGTTCGACCGGAGGAGGAGATGGAGAAGGTGCTCTTTGCCTCCGACGAGCTGACCGGGCTCATCGGCGCCGCTGCCCGGATGCGGCCCTCCAAGAGCTGTTCGGATATGGAGCTGTCCAGCCTGAAGAAGAAGTTCAAGGATAAGAAGTTTGCCGCGGGCTGTTCCCGGGATGTGATCCGCCAGGGGGCGGAGTTGCTGGGCTGGGAGCTGGACACGTTGATGGAGAAGACTCTGGAGGCCATGCGCTCCTGCGAGGAGGCCGTCAGCCGGGAAATGGAGTCCTTGGGACTGTAA
- the rsmD gene encoding 16S rRNA (guanine(966)-N(2))-methyltransferase RsmD: MRVITGSARGRRLKELEGQDTRPTTDRVKEGMFSILQFDLEGRRVLDLFAGTGQLGIEALSRGAAFAVFVDHRFDAVKLIRENLKVTDLADRAKVVSGDAMEYLSSLREKFDIILLDPPYGAELIEPALAHIARFDILSPHGIIVAESPAGRALPALAPPYGIHRTYRYGKIGLTVYHRSADEEESNDNGDLFGQL, from the coding sequence ATGCGAGTGATTACAGGCTCCGCCCGGGGCCGGCGGCTGAAGGAGCTGGAGGGGCAGGACACCCGTCCCACCACCGACCGGGTGAAAGAAGGCATGTTCAGCATTTTGCAGTTTGACCTGGAGGGGCGGCGGGTGCTGGACCTGTTCGCCGGCACGGGCCAGCTTGGCATCGAGGCCCTCTCGCGGGGAGCGGCCTTTGCCGTATTTGTGGACCACCGGTTCGACGCGGTGAAGCTGATCCGGGAAAACCTGAAGGTGACGGACCTGGCGGACCGGGCCAAAGTGGTGTCCGGGGACGCAATGGAATATCTTTCAAGCCTGCGGGAAAAGTTTGACATCATCCTGTTAGACCCGCCCTATGGGGCTGAGCTGATAGAGCCGGCGCTGGCCCACATCGCGCGATTTGACATTCTTTCCCCCCATGGTATAATTGTGGCGGAAAGCCCTGCGGGACGCGCTCTGCCCGCCCTTGCGCCGCCCTACGGGATCCACCGCACCTACCGGTACGGCAAGATCGGACTGACCGTGTATCATAGAAGTGCAGATGAGGAGGAGTCCAATGACAACGGCGATCTGTTCGGGCAGCTTTGA
- a CDS encoding BlaI/MecI/CopY family transcriptional regulator yields MTEYRLGAVETRFAELIWDNEPLSSGELVRLCERELEWKKSTTYTILRRLCERGIFQNSGGAVTSLLSRQEFYARQSEEFVDEAFHGSLPRFLTAFSMRKKLSKQEIDELQRFIDEHRG; encoded by the coding sequence ATGACGGAATATCGGCTGGGCGCCGTGGAGACCAGGTTTGCAGAGTTGATTTGGGACAATGAGCCTCTCTCCTCCGGAGAGTTGGTCAGGCTGTGTGAGCGGGAACTGGAGTGGAAAAAATCAACGACGTACACCATTTTGCGGCGCCTTTGCGAACGCGGTATCTTTCAAAACAGCGGAGGAGCAGTAACATCCCTCCTCTCAAGGCAGGAGTTTTACGCCCGGCAAAGCGAGGAATTTGTGGATGAAGCCTTTCATGGCTCCCTTCCCAGGTTCCTGACAGCCTTTTCCATGCGCAAAAAGCTGTCAAAACAGGAAATTGATGAGCTTCAGAGGTTCATCGATGAACACAGGGGGTGA
- a CDS encoding DAK2 domain-containing protein yields the protein MNEQLTGALFKQMVLHGAAAITIQKQAINDLNVFPVPDGDTGTNMSMTINTAVAELKKSDPQSLEQAASITASALLRGARGNSGVILSLLFRGLSKSLKGMESADSAAFANAMQEGVASAYKAVMKPAEGTVLTVSRLAAKRACEVAAETQDIEKVLEEAIAEGYATLDQTIEMNPVLKKAGVVDAGGKGYLIVLEGMLAAMRGEPLPEINEESHPQEKADFAALTDEEITFTFDTVFIVRRIPGKSIEPLRSYLSGIGDSLVIGEDDDAFKVHVHTDIPGAALTESQKYGTLELAKIENMRTQYEDMAAGRKTQSVDDLEAEEPSAPAEPPKEFGFLAVCAGDGLAALFKDLGADGVVSGGQTMNPSTESILKEIERINARTVFVLPNNGNIIMAAQQCAGLTSKEVVVIPTKTVPQGITAMMNVDFDAEDAQQIADAMADAIGAVTTAQITYAARNSDFDGFAISEGDYLALEEGKLFGTDRDITALLGKLAEDAASREASFVSLFFGEDVSEEDASVAADLFQKACPEAEISVLSGGQPVYYYIISME from the coding sequence ATGAACGAACAGCTTACCGGCGCTCTTTTCAAGCAGATGGTGCTCCACGGCGCTGCGGCCATCACCATCCAAAAGCAGGCCATCAACGACCTAAACGTCTTTCCCGTGCCCGACGGAGACACCGGCACCAACATGAGCATGACCATCAACACCGCTGTGGCGGAGCTGAAGAAATCCGATCCCCAGAGCCTGGAGCAGGCCGCCTCCATCACCGCCTCCGCGCTGCTGCGGGGCGCCCGGGGCAACTCCGGCGTCATTTTGTCCCTCCTCTTCCGGGGACTGTCCAAGTCCCTCAAGGGCATGGAGTCCGCCGACAGCGCCGCCTTTGCAAACGCCATGCAGGAGGGCGTGGCCTCCGCCTACAAGGCGGTGATGAAGCCCGCCGAGGGCACCGTGCTCACCGTCTCCCGCCTGGCCGCAAAGCGGGCCTGTGAAGTAGCCGCCGAGACCCAGGACATTGAGAAGGTTCTGGAGGAGGCCATTGCCGAGGGCTACGCCACTCTGGACCAGACCATTGAGATGAACCCGGTACTGAAGAAGGCCGGTGTTGTGGACGCCGGCGGAAAGGGCTATCTGATCGTGCTGGAAGGAATGCTGGCCGCCATGCGCGGGGAACCACTGCCGGAGATAAACGAGGAATCCCATCCCCAGGAAAAGGCCGACTTTGCCGCCCTCACGGATGAGGAGATCACCTTTACCTTTGACACCGTGTTCATCGTCCGCAGGATCCCCGGCAAGTCCATCGAGCCGCTGCGGTCCTATCTGAGCGGCATCGGCGACAGTTTGGTCATCGGCGAGGACGACGACGCCTTCAAGGTCCACGTCCACACCGACATCCCCGGCGCCGCCCTTACCGAGTCCCAGAAATACGGTACGCTGGAGTTAGCGAAAATTGAGAATATGCGCACCCAGTACGAGGACATGGCCGCGGGCCGGAAGACCCAGAGCGTGGACGATCTGGAGGCGGAAGAACCCTCCGCCCCCGCTGAGCCCCCCAAGGAGTTTGGCTTTCTGGCCGTGTGCGCCGGCGACGGCCTGGCCGCTCTGTTCAAGGACCTGGGCGCGGACGGCGTGGTCTCCGGCGGGCAGACCATGAACCCCTCCACGGAAAGCATCCTCAAGGAGATCGAGCGCATCAACGCCAGGACCGTGTTTGTCCTGCCCAACAACGGAAACATCATTATGGCCGCCCAGCAGTGCGCCGGCCTCACCTCCAAGGAGGTGGTGGTCATCCCCACCAAGACCGTGCCTCAGGGCATCACCGCCATGATGAACGTGGATTTTGACGCGGAGGACGCTCAGCAGATTGCAGACGCCATGGCCGATGCCATCGGCGCCGTCACCACGGCCCAGATCACCTATGCCGCCCGGAACTCCGATTTCGACGGCTTTGCCATCAGCGAGGGCGACTACCTTGCCCTTGAGGAGGGGAAGCTTTTCGGCACCGACAGGGACATCACCGCCCTGCTTGGAAAGTTAGCGGAGGACGCCGCCAGCCGGGAAGCCTCCTTTGTCTCCCTCTTTTTCGGAGAGGACGTCAGCGAGGAGGACGCCAGCGTGGCCGCGGACCTCTTCCAGAAGGCCTGCCCCGAGGCGGAAATCTCCGTCCTCTCCGGCGGTCAGCCCGTCTATTATTACATCATCTCGATGGAATAA
- the rsmH gene encoding 16S rRNA (cytosine(1402)-N(4))-methyltransferase RsmH codes for MEYTHKPVLLRECIEALQIRPDGIYLDGTLGRAGHSLEIARRLTTGRLICIDRDMAAIDAARRRLSEHMDRVTLVHSNFSELASILAELNLTGVDGMLFDLGVSSPQLDDASRGFSYMHDAPLDMRMDESAPLSAWEVVNRWSCEELRRILYEYGEERYAPAIARAICRRREDRPIDTTLELVEVIRRAMPPQALREKQHPAKRSFQAIRIAVNDELGALSPMLKAAADGLNSGGRLAVISFHSLEDRIVKKTLQELAKGCICPPEFPVCICGRKPKLELISRKPVVAGEAELEENPRARSAKLRVAQRCEP; via the coding sequence ATGGAATACACACATAAGCCCGTGCTGCTGCGCGAGTGCATAGAGGCGCTTCAAATCCGGCCGGACGGGATTTACCTGGACGGCACGCTGGGCCGGGCGGGCCACTCGCTGGAGATTGCCCGCCGCCTGACCACGGGCCGGCTGATCTGCATCGACCGGGACATGGCCGCCATCGACGCGGCCCGCCGGCGTCTGTCGGAGCACATGGACCGCGTCACATTGGTGCACAGCAATTTTTCTGAGCTGGCCTCCATCCTTGCGGAGCTGAATCTTACGGGGGTGGACGGCATGCTCTTTGACCTTGGAGTTTCCTCCCCCCAGTTAGACGACGCGTCCCGGGGCTTTTCCTATATGCACGACGCGCCGCTGGACATGCGTATGGATGAGTCCGCGCCGCTGAGCGCTTGGGAAGTGGTGAACCGGTGGAGCTGTGAGGAGCTGCGCCGGATTCTCTATGAATACGGAGAAGAGCGGTATGCCCCGGCCATTGCCCGGGCCATCTGCCGCCGGAGAGAGGACAGGCCCATCGACACCACGCTTGAGCTGGTGGAGGTCATCCGCCGGGCCATGCCGCCCCAGGCGCTGCGGGAAAAGCAGCATCCCGCGAAACGCAGTTTTCAGGCCATCCGCATTGCGGTGAACGACGAGTTGGGAGCGCTTTCACCCATGCTCAAAGCGGCGGCGGACGGATTGAACTCCGGCGGCCGCCTTGCGGTCATCTCCTTCCACTCCCTTGAGGACCGCATTGTCAAGAAGACGCTGCAGGAGTTGGCCAAAGGCTGTATCTGCCCGCCGGAATTTCCGGTGTGCATCTGCGGCCGGAAACCGAAATTGGAGCTAATAAGCCGCAAGCCGGTGGTCGCCGGCGAGGCGGAGCTGGAGGAAAACCCACGGGCCCGGAGCGCAAAGCTGCGGGTGGCCCAACGGTGCGAACCATAA
- the coaD gene encoding pantetheine-phosphate adenylyltransferase codes for MTTAICSGSFDPITLGHLDIIRRAAECFDRVYVCVVPNAEKRGQMFTPEQKLTLVRKAVEGLPNVEAELWPGLLAEFAQKHGAKVIVRGVRNGSDFDQEYQMARINGGLCPGLETVLLPAAAEYEHFSSTMAREMIRYGQPLERYLPAAIVPDIKQWINGR; via the coding sequence ATGACAACGGCGATCTGTTCGGGCAGCTTTGATCCCATCACCCTGGGACACCTGGATATCATCCGGCGGGCGGCGGAGTGCTTTGACCGGGTCTATGTGTGCGTGGTCCCCAACGCGGAAAAGCGGGGACAGATGTTTACCCCGGAGCAGAAGCTGACGCTGGTGCGAAAGGCCGTGGAGGGACTTCCCAACGTGGAGGCGGAGCTGTGGCCGGGGCTGCTGGCGGAGTTCGCACAAAAGCACGGCGCGAAGGTGATTGTCCGGGGCGTGCGCAACGGAAGCGATTTTGACCAGGAATATCAGATGGCCCGCATCAACGGCGGGCTGTGCCCGGGGCTGGAGACGGTGTTGCTGCCGGCCGCGGCGGAGTACGAACACTTCAGCTCCACCATGGCCCGGGAGATGATCCGCTACGGCCAGCCGCTGGAGCGGTACCTGCCGGCGGCCATTGTCCCGGATATCAAACAGTGGATCAACGGGCGGTAA
- a CDS encoding penicillin-binding transpeptidase domain-containing protein codes for MIRSRTLLLMGIFGIATFTMLFVRLYTLQIGRHEELQQLAVKQQTRSTVVTASRGTIYDKNGNVLAISATAETVFVSPAEIAESEQDTAYIARGLSRILDVAEETILKKMEKTSSQYEVVKLRADQELADQVRLFVNGQIDDQGNEVAKDNQKRLHGVYLVTDSKRYYPYSTLAAQVIGFVGTDNTGLYGLESKYNDELTGTSGMVVTAKNAAGTDVLYQYEQYYDAENGNSLVLTLDTTVQYFLEKGIESMVAKFDAKNGATGIVMDVNTGGILAMASFPTYDLNNPSSVYDADLQATLEGLEGDAYLEALGAAQKKQWRNKAINDTYEPGSTFKILTLSTALQEGIVNKNTTFNCTGSIRVQGWNKPINCSKKAGHGSQSLMQATGNSCNPAFITMGLKIGNTTFYKYLKSFGLMEKTGLDNIGETTGIFADEKSFNSNVVSLASYAFGQTFNVTPISLITAQAACVNGGYLRTPYFVEQVLDSDGNVLYNHDSTPVRQVISEETSATVCEMLEYVVAEGTGKNGQVAGYRIGGKTGTADKTGDKNKDVVVSFVCFAPADDPQVMMLITMDSPSRTTGTYVSGGQMVAPTSSSIMSEILPWLGINPDYSAEEMVGSDTTVPNVVGSTLDQAKEKLAGFHIKTVGDGQSVTDQTPVGGAIVPGNATVILYLGAEKPTDKSTVPAVVGKTAEQANAALANAGLIMKVTGATSSSSGNVFAISQSVAAGTEVEAGTVVTVQLGDNSVLD; via the coding sequence GTGATCCGGAGCAGGACCCTGCTTCTGATGGGCATCTTCGGAATTGCGACCTTTACCATGCTCTTTGTCCGGCTCTACACGCTGCAGATCGGGCGGCATGAGGAGCTTCAGCAGCTGGCGGTGAAGCAGCAGACCCGAAGCACGGTGGTCACCGCCTCCCGGGGCACCATATATGACAAAAACGGCAATGTGCTGGCCATTTCCGCCACCGCTGAGACGGTGTTCGTCTCTCCGGCGGAGATTGCGGAGAGCGAACAGGACACGGCCTATATCGCCAGGGGCCTCTCACGCATCCTTGATGTGGCGGAGGAGACCATCCTGAAAAAGATGGAGAAGACCTCCTCCCAATACGAGGTGGTGAAGCTGCGGGCGGATCAGGAGCTGGCCGATCAGGTGCGGCTGTTTGTCAACGGCCAGATCGACGACCAGGGCAACGAGGTGGCCAAGGACAATCAGAAGCGGCTCCACGGCGTTTATCTGGTGACAGACTCCAAGCGCTATTACCCCTACAGCACCCTGGCGGCCCAGGTCATCGGCTTTGTGGGCACGGACAATACGGGCCTCTACGGTCTGGAGAGCAAGTACAACGATGAGCTTACCGGCACCTCCGGCATGGTGGTCACGGCCAAAAACGCCGCGGGTACCGACGTGCTCTACCAGTATGAGCAGTATTATGACGCGGAAAACGGCAACAGTTTGGTGCTGACCCTGGACACCACCGTGCAGTATTTTCTGGAAAAGGGCATTGAGAGCATGGTGGCCAAGTTTGACGCCAAAAACGGCGCCACCGGCATTGTGATGGATGTGAACACGGGCGGCATCCTGGCCATGGCCTCCTTCCCCACCTATGACCTGAACAACCCAAGCAGCGTCTACGACGCGGACCTTCAGGCCACGCTGGAGGGGCTGGAAGGGGACGCTTATCTGGAGGCCCTGGGCGCGGCCCAGAAAAAGCAGTGGCGGAACAAGGCCATCAACGACACCTATGAGCCCGGCTCCACCTTTAAGATTCTGACGCTGTCCACCGCGCTGCAGGAGGGGATTGTCAATAAGAACACCACCTTCAACTGCACCGGCTCCATCCGCGTGCAGGGCTGGAACAAACCCATCAACTGCTCCAAAAAGGCGGGCCACGGCTCCCAGTCCCTGATGCAGGCCACGGGAAACTCCTGCAACCCCGCCTTCATCACCATGGGCCTGAAAATCGGAAACACCACCTTTTATAAGTACTTAAAATCCTTTGGTCTGATGGAGAAAACGGGCCTGGACAACATCGGCGAAACCACCGGCATCTTTGCCGATGAGAAGTCCTTCAACAGCAATGTGGTTTCCCTGGCCTCCTATGCCTTCGGCCAGACCTTCAACGTCACGCCCATCTCCCTTATCACCGCCCAGGCGGCCTGCGTCAACGGCGGATACCTCCGCACCCCCTACTTTGTGGAGCAGGTGCTGGACAGCGATGGAAACGTGCTCTACAACCACGACTCCACCCCCGTGCGCCAGGTCATCAGCGAGGAGACCTCCGCCACGGTGTGCGAGATGCTGGAGTACGTGGTGGCAGAGGGAACCGGAAAGAACGGCCAGGTGGCTGGCTACCGCATCGGCGGCAAAACCGGCACCGCCGATAAGACCGGCGACAAGAACAAGGACGTGGTGGTCTCCTTTGTGTGCTTTGCCCCCGCGGACGACCCCCAGGTCATGATGCTCATCACCATGGACAGTCCCAGCCGCACCACCGGCACCTATGTGTCCGGCGGCCAGATGGTGGCGCCCACCTCCAGCTCCATCATGTCTGAAATCCTGCCCTGGCTCGGCATCAACCCGGATTACTCCGCCGAGGAGATGGTGGGCTCCGACACCACGGTGCCCAATGTGGTGGGCTCCACCCTGGATCAGGCCAAGGAGAAGCTGGCCGGATTCCACATCAAGACCGTGGGCGACGGGCAGAGCGTCACAGACCAGACGCCTGTGGGCGGCGCCATCGTCCCGGGCAACGCCACCGTGATTCTGTACCTGGGGGCGGAGAAGCCCACCGATAAATCCACGGTGCCTGCCGTGGTGGGCAAGACCGCCGAGCAGGCCAACGCGGCCCTTGCCAACGCGGGCCTCATCATGAAGGTGACCGGCGCCACCTCCAGCAGCTCCGGCAATGTGTTCGCCATCTCCCAATCCGTTGCCGCGGGCACGGAGGTGGAGGCCGGAACCGTGGTCACTGTGCAGTTAGGCGATAACTCCGTTTTGGACTGA
- the rarD gene encoding EamA family transporter RarD, translating to MKKGPLCVLACYVIWGLLPGYWKLMSSLDSFYILATRILWSLIFVGLILLASGQMDRVRAALRDRGELLRLSLAGVLICVNWGAFIWAVNSGHILDSSLAYYMNPILTILIGTFVFHEKLTRLQWVAVGITLAGIVAAVARFGQIPWLALVIGGAFALYGAVKKGCRVDAGTSLFLETLVLAPAALAFVLWSEWNGTGAVGNMGPGGFALLASTGIATSVPLLFYAKGIVLTPYTTAGILMYANPTLQFIVGALFFHERFTTTYAILFGFVWTGLIFYVASDLLAHRAQRKNQQLEEQ from the coding sequence ATGAAAAAAGGTCCGCTTTGTGTGCTGGCCTGTTATGTGATTTGGGGACTGCTTCCCGGCTACTGGAAGCTGATGTCCTCGCTGGACTCCTTTTATATTCTGGCCACCCGGATTCTCTGGAGCCTGATTTTTGTGGGGCTGATTCTGCTTGCCTCCGGGCAGATGGACCGTGTGCGCGCGGCGCTCCGGGATCGCGGGGAACTCCTGCGTCTCAGCCTGGCCGGGGTGCTTATCTGCGTCAACTGGGGCGCCTTCATCTGGGCGGTGAACAGCGGTCATATCCTGGACTCCAGCCTGGCATACTATATGAATCCCATCCTCACTATTTTAATCGGGACCTTTGTGTTTCATGAAAAGCTGACCAGGCTCCAGTGGGTGGCGGTGGGGATCACCCTTGCGGGGATTGTGGCGGCTGTGGCGCGCTTTGGCCAGATCCCCTGGCTGGCGCTGGTCATCGGTGGGGCGTTCGCCCTGTACGGCGCGGTGAAGAAGGGCTGCCGCGTGGACGCGGGCACGTCCCTTTTCCTTGAGACGCTGGTGCTGGCCCCTGCCGCGCTGGCATTTGTGCTCTGGTCGGAGTGGAACGGGACCGGCGCCGTGGGCAATATGGGGCCGGGTGGTTTTGCGCTGCTGGCCTCCACGGGAATTGCCACCAGTGTGCCGCTGCTCTTTTACGCCAAGGGCATCGTACTGACGCCCTACACCACGGCCGGGATTTTGATGTACGCCAATCCCACGCTGCAATTCATCGTGGGCGCCCTCTTTTTCCATGAGCGGTTTACCACCACCTACGCCATTCTCTTCGGCTTCGTCTGGACGGGGCTGATCTTTTACGTGGCCAGCGACCTGCTGGCCCACCGCGCACAGCGGAAGAATCAACAGTTGGAGGAACAATAA